One genomic segment of Erythrolamprus reginae isolate rEryReg1 chromosome 2, rEryReg1.hap1, whole genome shotgun sequence includes these proteins:
- the LOC139159260 gene encoding BOLA class I histocompatibility antigen, alpha chain BL3-6-like, translating into MEKVGKEDPQYWDRNTRMARSNEEAFREGLETLRNRYNQSEGLHTLQRMYGCELRKDGSKGGFYQDGYDGRTFLTFNKETLTWVAPDPQAQITQRKWDADPGWNQGRKAYLEEECIDWMKKYLSYGNETLLRTGEHLNGDWTFLLYGRISWTHSAPLSPWSAACFLPGGSLSPPPSASLQDTGSPDWFSLPGSHSVDQEMQPLPGRCLGGSGRKSP; encoded by the exons ATGGAGAAGGTGGGGAAGGAGGATCCCCAATACTGGGACAGAAACACCCGGATGGCTCGTTCCAATGAGGAGGCATTCAGAGAAGGCCTGGAGACTCTGAGGAATCGCTACAATCAGAGTGAAG GCCTGCACACATTGCAGAGGATGTATGGCTGTGAGCTCCGGAAAGATGGGAGCAAAGGAGGGTTTTATCAGGATGGCTATGATGGGAGGACCTTCCTCACCTTCAACAAGGAGACCCTCACTTGGGTGGCTCCCGACCCCCAGGCGCAGATCACCCAGAGGAAATGGGATGCTGATCCAGGATGGAATCAGGGAAGGAAGGCCTACCTGGAGGAGGAATGCATTGACTGGATGAAGAAGTACCTGTCCTATGGGAATGAGACGCTGCTGAGGACAGGTGAGCATCTGAATGGAGACTGGACTTTCCTCCTTTATGGCCGGATCTCTTGGACACATTCAGCCCCTTTGAGTCCCTGGTCTGCAGCCTGTTTTCTCCCTGGTGggagtctctccccccccccttcagcttCTCTCCAGGACACGGGAAGCCCTGATTGGTTCTCACTACCAGGCAGCCATTCAGTGGACCAAGAAATGCAGCCTCTGCCTGGCAGGTGTCTGGGTGGGTCAGGCAGGAAAAGCCCTTGA